One genomic window of Vibrio rhizosphaerae includes the following:
- a CDS encoding putative urea ABC transporter substrate-binding protein, whose amino-acid sequence MKFFLKPYLTALVVSVTLISSLTLSRPASAEEKSQFTLAWSIYVGWMPWDYADSSGILKKWADKYGIQINVVQVNDYVESINQYTAGQFDATVMTNMDALTIPAASGVDSTAVIVGDFSAGNDGIVLKGAHRTLADIKGQNINLVELSVSHYLLARALEAIGLSEKDVHVVNTSDADIVAAYQTQDVTSVVTWNPLLSEITALPDTSLVFNSAKIPGEIIDLLVANTKTLQDNPKFAKALTGAWYEVMSVMKSQQADAAKTMMAKASGTDLAGYNAQLQATQMFFSPADAVQFTNSTSLMHTMQKVAQFSFDHGLLGEGAPDASFIGIETPAGIFGNADNIKLRFNSAYMQMAAENQL is encoded by the coding sequence ATGAAGTTTTTCCTGAAACCGTATCTCACGGCACTCGTTGTATCTGTCACACTGATATCTTCTCTTACGCTTTCTCGTCCGGCATCCGCCGAAGAAAAATCACAATTTACGTTAGCATGGTCGATTTATGTGGGATGGATGCCATGGGATTACGCGGATTCATCCGGCATTCTGAAAAAGTGGGCCGATAAATATGGGATTCAAATCAACGTCGTTCAGGTTAATGATTATGTTGAATCGATCAATCAGTACACCGCCGGACAATTTGATGCAACCGTGATGACCAACATGGATGCCTTGACCATTCCCGCAGCCAGCGGCGTAGATTCGACCGCGGTCATCGTCGGTGACTTTTCCGCAGGAAATGACGGCATCGTCCTCAAAGGCGCGCATAGAACACTGGCTGATATCAAAGGACAGAATATCAATCTGGTCGAACTCAGCGTGTCACACTATTTACTGGCCCGGGCGCTTGAAGCGATCGGCTTGTCAGAAAAAGATGTACATGTCGTCAACACCTCCGACGCCGATATTGTCGCAGCCTATCAGACACAAGATGTGACATCAGTCGTCACTTGGAACCCATTACTGAGCGAAATTACCGCGCTCCCCGATACATCGCTGGTATTTAATTCAGCGAAAATCCCCGGCGAAATTATCGATTTGCTGGTTGCCAATACCAAAACCCTGCAAGACAACCCCAAGTTTGCCAAAGCCCTGACGGGTGCATGGTATGAAGTCATGTCGGTGATGAAATCACAGCAGGCAGATGCCGCCAAGACCATGATGGCGAAAGCATCCGGTACTGATCTGGCCGGTTATAACGCCCAATTGCAAGCGACCCAAATGTTCTTCTCTCCTGCTGATGCGGTGCAATTTACCAACAGCACGTCCCTGATGCATACCATGCAGAAAGTCGCGCAGTTTTCTTTTGATCACGGTCTGCTCGGCGAAGGTGCTCCGGATGCCAGCTTCATCGGCATCGAAACCCCGGCCGGGATATTCGGTAATGCCGACAATATTAAGCTCCGCTTCAATTCGGCTTACATGCAAATGGCTGCCGAAAATCAGCTGTAA
- the glyS gene encoding glycine--tRNA ligase subunit beta, with the protein MAKELLIELGTEELPPTQLRTLAEAFHHNFQTELSTADLSFEAIQWYATPRRLALKVAGLAENQPDKVVEKRGPAVSAAFDADGNPTKAAEGWARGNGITVAQAERLTTDKGEWLLFKQAVKGQPAEALIVELAAKALSNLPIAKPMRWGDQDTQFIRPVKTLTILLDDNLIEGEILGVKSDRVIRGHRFMGEPELTLESASQYPEILQQRGKVIADYETRKAIIIADAKKAAADVGGVADLEEDLVEEVASLVEWPVVLTASFEEKFLKVPSEALVYTMKGDQKYFPVYDVNKNLLPKFIFVSNIESKEPRHVIEGNEKVVRPRLADAEFFFNNDRKRPLIDRLPELETAIFQKQLGSIKDKTDRIAVLAGFVAKSIGADIEKTTRAALLAKCDLMTSMVFEFTETQGIMGMHYARHDGEAEEVALALNEQYMPRFAGDRLPSNAISSAVAIADKLDTIVGIFGIGQAPKGSDPYALRRASLGILRIIVENGYQLDLVDLVAEAAAQFGDKLTNANVEQDVIEFMLGRFRAWYQDEGFSVDVIQAVLARHPTKPADFDQRVKAVSHFRTLDAADSLAAANKRVGNILAKFDGQLAEDVDLALLQAGAEVALAENVAVLSEALEPAFANGDYQSALSQLAALKEPVDAFFEDVMVMADDEALKINRLTLLNNLRNLFLEIADISVLQK; encoded by the coding sequence ATGGCTAAAGAACTTTTAATTGAACTGGGAACAGAAGAACTCCCGCCGACACAGCTTCGCACATTGGCAGAAGCGTTTCATCACAACTTTCAAACAGAACTCAGTACTGCCGACCTATCGTTTGAAGCGATCCAATGGTACGCCACACCGCGTCGTCTGGCCCTGAAAGTTGCCGGTTTAGCGGAAAATCAACCCGATAAAGTCGTTGAAAAACGCGGCCCGGCAGTCAGCGCTGCATTTGATGCTGATGGCAATCCAACCAAAGCCGCCGAAGGCTGGGCACGGGGCAATGGCATTACGGTTGCACAAGCTGAACGGCTGACAACCGATAAAGGCGAATGGCTGCTATTCAAGCAAGCGGTCAAAGGCCAGCCGGCAGAGGCTCTGATTGTAGAACTGGCAGCAAAAGCATTATCCAATCTGCCAATCGCCAAACCCATGCGTTGGGGCGACCAAGACACTCAGTTTATTCGTCCGGTCAAAACCCTGACGATTTTGCTGGATGACAACTTAATCGAAGGCGAAATTCTCGGTGTGAAATCTGATCGGGTTATTCGTGGTCACCGTTTTATGGGTGAACCTGAACTCACTCTGGAATCAGCAAGTCAGTATCCCGAGATTTTGCAACAACGCGGTAAAGTCATCGCCGATTACGAAACTCGTAAAGCAATCATTATCGCGGATGCCAAAAAAGCGGCCGCAGACGTTGGCGGGGTTGCCGATCTGGAAGAAGACTTGGTTGAAGAAGTGGCATCACTGGTCGAATGGCCGGTCGTCCTGACGGCTTCTTTTGAAGAAAAATTCCTCAAAGTCCCTTCTGAAGCACTGGTTTACACCATGAAAGGGGACCAGAAATATTTCCCGGTTTACGACGTTAATAAGAACCTGCTACCAAAGTTCATTTTCGTCTCGAATATTGAGTCAAAAGAACCACGCCACGTCATTGAAGGGAATGAAAAAGTCGTCCGTCCTCGTCTGGCGGATGCTGAGTTCTTCTTCAATAATGACCGCAAGCGTCCACTGATTGATCGTTTGCCAGAACTGGAAACAGCAATCTTCCAGAAGCAACTGGGCAGTATCAAAGATAAAACCGACCGGATTGCAGTTTTGGCAGGTTTTGTTGCCAAAAGTATCGGTGCGGATATCGAGAAAACCACCCGGGCAGCTTTATTGGCGAAATGCGACCTGATGACCTCTATGGTGTTTGAATTCACCGAAACACAGGGCATCATGGGTATGCACTATGCGCGTCATGATGGTGAAGCAGAAGAAGTGGCACTGGCACTCAACGAACAGTACATGCCACGCTTTGCCGGTGATCGTCTGCCAAGTAATGCCATCTCATCGGCGGTTGCCATTGCCGATAAGCTCGACACCATTGTCGGTATTTTTGGGATCGGTCAGGCACCGAAAGGGTCGGACCCATACGCCTTACGCCGTGCATCATTAGGCATTCTGCGTATCATCGTCGAAAACGGTTATCAGCTGGATCTGGTTGACTTAGTTGCCGAAGCAGCAGCGCAGTTCGGTGACAAACTCACCAATGCGAATGTTGAGCAGGATGTGATCGAATTTATGTTGGGTCGTTTCCGGGCTTGGTATCAAGACGAAGGATTCAGTGTGGATGTCATTCAGGCGGTACTGGCTCGTCATCCGACGAAACCGGCTGATTTCGACCAGCGGGTCAAAGCGGTTTCTCACTTCCGTACGCTTGATGCGGCGGATTCTCTGGCGGCGGCCAATAAGCGTGTCGGTAATATTTTAGCCAAGTTTGATGGCCAACTGGCAGAAGACGTGGATCTGGCCTTACTACAAGCCGGGGCTGAAGTGGCACTGGCAGAAAACGTTGCCGTGCTGAGTGAAGCGCTGGAACCTGCATTCGCCAACGGCGATTACCAGTCGGCTTTAAGCCAACTGGCCGCATTGAAAGAACCGGTTGATGCATTCTTTGAAGACGTGATGGTGATGGCGGATGATGAAGCTCTGAAAATCAACCGTCTGACACTGCTGAACAACTTGCGAAATCTGTTCTTAGAAATCGCTGATATTTCGGTCTTGCAGAAATAA
- a CDS encoding ABC transporter permease, with the protein MTRLINRKPSPLLRLMLGMFPFVIVLIIYLVASDARLSVNPADKLLPSFNSFVATIDRLAFTPSKRTGEYLLLNDTLASLQRLGIGVGLSALIGLCFGVANGILPLIRSSLSPFVTAISLIPPMAILPILFIMLGLGEVSKVTLIVIGICPIIIRDIQLKTQSLPEEQLIKAQTLGGNSWQIIVRVIVPQILPHLIDAVRLTLGSAWLFLIAAEAIVATEGLGYRIFLVRRYLSMDIILPYVLWITLLAFAMDWLLRLLSRRLSPWHHQTQGG; encoded by the coding sequence ATGACCCGACTCATTAACCGGAAACCATCGCCATTATTGCGTCTGATGTTAGGCATGTTTCCCTTTGTGATTGTCCTGATCATCTATCTCGTCGCCTCAGATGCGCGTCTGAGTGTCAATCCGGCCGACAAACTGTTGCCCTCTTTCAACAGTTTTGTTGCGACGATTGATCGACTGGCATTCACCCCCAGTAAACGGACCGGCGAGTATCTGCTGCTCAACGATACGCTGGCCAGTCTGCAACGGCTGGGTATTGGTGTCGGGTTGAGTGCTCTCATCGGTCTCTGTTTTGGGGTCGCCAATGGAATTCTCCCCCTGATCAGGTCTTCGTTGTCCCCTTTCGTGACCGCGATTTCCCTGATCCCTCCCATGGCGATCCTCCCCATTCTTTTCATCATGCTCGGGTTGGGAGAGGTCTCTAAAGTGACCCTCATCGTGATCGGTATCTGCCCCATCATCATCCGGGATATCCAGTTAAAAACCCAGTCACTCCCGGAGGAGCAACTGATCAAAGCGCAGACCCTCGGTGGCAATAGCTGGCAAATCATTGTCCGCGTCATTGTCCCGCAAATTCTGCCTCACCTCATTGATGCCGTCCGACTGACACTGGGCAGTGCCTGGTTATTTCTGATTGCCGCTGAAGCTATCGTCGCCACAGAAGGACTGGGATATCGGATTTTTCTGGTCCGGCGTTATCTGTCTATGGACATTATTTTGCCTTATGTGTTGTGGATAACCCTGCTGGCTTTTGCCATGGATTGGCTGCTCAGGCTGCTCTCCCGACGACTCAGCCCATGGCATCATCAGACTCAAGGAGGATAA